In Nitrospira sp., one genomic interval encodes:
- the accC gene encoding acetyl-CoA carboxylase biotin carboxylase subunit — translation MFKKVLVANRGEIALRVIRACKELGIKTVAIHSEADAAGLHVRAADEHVCVGPPEAALSYRNIPNVLSAAEITGADAIHPGYGFLSENAHFAEVCESIGVKFIGPTSENIALMGDKSKAREVVAKRGLPVTPGSPGELRSEQDAQEAAKAIGFPVIIKASAGGGGRGMRVVNKPEELARAFQAAQAEAKSTFGHDGVYLERYFLEPRHIEVQIVADHRGHVVHLGERDCSIQRRHQKLVEETPSPAIDERLRREIGRTAVEAVKAIHYNSVGTVEFLLDKDRNFFFMEVNTRIQVEHPITEMVTGIDLIKEQIRIASGLPLSFKQPDIKLNGHSFECRINAEDPDKFTPCPGQITKYSAPGGFGVRVDSAMEPQAVVVPYYDSLIAKLITHGRDRQEAMARMRRALDEFVIEGIKTTIPLHRRIFNDPDFQKGHVSTTFLERFLANQSS, via the coding sequence GTGTTTAAGAAAGTCCTGGTCGCCAATCGCGGAGAAATCGCCCTGCGGGTCATCCGCGCCTGCAAGGAATTGGGCATCAAAACGGTCGCTATCCATTCGGAGGCGGATGCCGCCGGCCTGCACGTGCGCGCAGCGGATGAACACGTCTGTGTCGGCCCTCCTGAAGCGGCGCTGAGCTATCGCAACATCCCCAATGTGCTGAGTGCCGCCGAAATTACCGGCGCCGATGCCATCCACCCCGGCTACGGATTCCTTTCGGAGAACGCGCATTTTGCGGAGGTCTGCGAATCCATCGGCGTGAAATTCATCGGGCCCACGTCGGAAAACATCGCCTTGATGGGCGACAAGTCCAAGGCGCGTGAAGTGGTCGCCAAACGAGGCTTGCCCGTCACGCCCGGGAGCCCGGGCGAACTCCGTAGCGAGCAAGATGCCCAGGAAGCCGCCAAGGCCATCGGATTTCCGGTCATCATCAAGGCCTCGGCGGGCGGCGGCGGGCGCGGCATGCGTGTCGTGAACAAACCGGAGGAACTGGCGCGGGCATTCCAGGCGGCGCAGGCGGAAGCCAAATCCACGTTCGGCCATGACGGCGTCTATCTCGAGCGCTATTTTCTCGAACCGCGCCACATCGAAGTCCAAATCGTGGCCGACCATCGAGGCCATGTGGTGCATTTGGGCGAGCGTGACTGCTCGATCCAACGCCGGCATCAAAAACTGGTGGAAGAAACACCGTCGCCCGCCATCGACGAACGGTTACGCCGCGAGATCGGCCGTACGGCCGTCGAGGCGGTCAAGGCCATCCATTACAACAGCGTCGGCACGGTCGAATTCCTCCTCGATAAGGATCGCAACTTCTTCTTCATGGAAGTGAACACGCGAATTCAGGTCGAACATCCGATCACGGAGATGGTCACCGGCATCGACTTGATCAAGGAGCAGATCCGCATTGCGTCGGGATTGCCGCTCTCATTCAAACAACCGGACATCAAGCTGAACGGCCACAGCTTCGAATGTCGCATCAACGCCGAGGACCCCGACAAGTTCACACCCTGTCCCGGCCAGATCACGAAATACTCCGCTCCGGGGGGATTCGGCGTGCGGGTCGATTCGGCCATGGAGCCGCAGGCCGTCGTCGTCCCCTATTACGACTCCTTGATCGCCAAACTCATCACCCATGGGCGCGATCGCCAGGAGGCCATGGCCCGCATGCGGCGCGCGTTGGACGAGTTCGTCATCGAAGGCATCAAGACCACCATCCCTCTCCATCGTCGCATCTTCAACGACCCGGATTTCCAAAAGGGCCACGTCTCCACCACGTTCTTGGAACGTTTCCTGGCCAACCAGTCGTCCTGA
- the accB gene encoding acetyl-CoA carboxylase biotin carboxyl carrier protein has translation MQQLADLLKRNHLTELEIERSGVRIRIRHEPAVRTTPVHVAESAHAQVTVPAATAIAQPHQAAGTEGQVTITSPIVGTFYRSPSPDADPYVEEGDYVRRGQVLCIVEAMKLMNEIESEADGRITKILAESTKPVEYGQPLFLIDPNATP, from the coding sequence ATCCAACAACTGGCGGATTTGCTCAAGCGGAATCACCTGACGGAACTGGAAATCGAGCGGAGCGGCGTCCGTATCCGTATCCGTCATGAGCCAGCGGTGCGCACCACACCGGTCCATGTCGCGGAATCCGCGCATGCGCAGGTGACGGTGCCTGCCGCCACCGCAATCGCTCAACCTCACCAGGCAGCGGGCACGGAAGGGCAGGTCACCATTACGTCCCCGATCGTCGGCACCTTTTACCGTTCGCCCTCGCCGGATGCCGATCCCTATGTCGAAGAAGGAGACTATGTCAGACGTGGGCAGGTCTTGTGCATCGTCGAGGCCATGAAGCTCATGAATGAAATCGAGTCCGAGGCCGATGGGCGGATCACCAAGATCTTGGCGGAAAGCACCAAGCCGGTCGAATACGGACAACCGCTCTTCCTGATCGATCCCAACGCCACGCCCTAA
- the efp gene encoding elongation factor P — MISTAEFRNGSRLMVEGQPFYIVEFQHVKPGKGGAFVRTKLKSYLTGNLLERTFRSGERFDEPDLEECDMQFLYATGDAYTFMDTSTYEQFTYEKSQLGTNADLLKENMIAKILVYEHKPIAVVLPTFIELKVVDGEPGVRGDTASGGSKPVTVETGATIKVPLYLEIGETIRIDTRTREFVERVR, encoded by the coding sequence GTGATTTCGACCGCAGAATTTCGAAACGGCAGCCGCCTGATGGTGGAAGGCCAACCTTTCTACATCGTGGAATTCCAGCATGTGAAACCCGGCAAGGGGGGGGCCTTCGTACGTACGAAGTTGAAGAGTTATCTGACCGGCAACTTGTTGGAACGCACCTTTCGCTCCGGTGAACGGTTTGACGAGCCGGACCTGGAAGAATGCGACATGCAGTTCCTCTATGCCACCGGCGACGCCTATACCTTCATGGACACCTCGACCTATGAGCAATTCACGTACGAGAAGAGCCAGTTGGGCACGAACGCCGACCTGCTCAAAGAAAATATGATCGCCAAAATCCTCGTCTATGAGCACAAGCCGATCGCCGTCGTGCTTCCGACGTTCATCGAATTGAAGGTCGTTGACGGCGAGCCTGGCGTCCGCGGGGACACGGCTTCAGGCGGCAGCAAGCCCGTCACGGTGGAAACCGGCGCGACGATCAAGGTCCCGCTGTACCTGGAGATCGGCGAAACCATCCGGATCGACACCCGAACCCGCGAATTCGTGGAGCGCGTTCGTTGA
- the aroQ gene encoding type II 3-dehydroquinate dehydratase, whose product MLRLLVLHGPNLNLLGTREPSVYGRQSLADIDQAIARRAGELGIAVQTRQSNMEGELVTWIQEARGRFDGIVINPAAYTHTSIALRDAIAAVALPTVEVHLSNIHQREAFRHQSFIAGVAVGQISGFGSTSYLLALEALAAHLDADRRPSRARSGSSTKPAAARR is encoded by the coding sequence ATGCTGCGGCTGCTCGTGCTTCATGGTCCCAATTTGAATCTCCTGGGGACGCGGGAACCATCCGTCTACGGCCGCCAGTCCCTGGCTGACATCGATCAGGCCATCGCCCGGCGAGCCGGAGAGTTAGGCATTGCCGTGCAAACAAGGCAGTCGAATATGGAAGGGGAGTTGGTCACCTGGATTCAGGAAGCCCGCGGTCGCTTCGACGGCATCGTGATCAATCCGGCGGCCTACACGCATACCAGCATCGCGCTTCGCGATGCGATCGCGGCCGTCGCATTGCCTACGGTGGAAGTGCATCTGTCGAACATTCACCAGCGCGAAGCGTTTCGTCACCAATCCTTCATCGCCGGCGTGGCAGTGGGCCAGATCTCCGGATTCGGTTCGACCAGCTACCTCCTGGCGCTTGAAGCGCTTGCGGCTCATCTCGACGCCGATCGTCGCCCGTCGCGCGCGCGATCCGGATCGAGCACTAAGCCTGCGGCCGCACGCCGCTGA